One window of Psychrobacillus sp. FSL H8-0483 genomic DNA carries:
- a CDS encoding DNA starvation/stationary phase protection protein has product MSTALNNELNKQVATWSVMYTKLHNFHWYVKGSSFFTLHAKFEELYNEATLNMDEIAERLLTLGANPVATLQEHLELSEVKEANNKETADKMVEIVVKDFDLIMKSLKKGMDEAAKDEDDMTEDLLNAIYQKIEKHQWMLNAFLGDSNK; this is encoded by the coding sequence ATGTCGACAGCATTAAATAATGAATTAAACAAGCAAGTGGCAACATGGTCCGTTATGTATACAAAGTTGCACAATTTTCATTGGTATGTGAAAGGATCATCTTTCTTTACCTTACATGCAAAATTTGAAGAACTTTATAATGAAGCGACGTTAAATATGGATGAAATTGCGGAGCGCTTATTAACTTTAGGAGCAAATCCAGTAGCAACCTTACAAGAACACTTAGAGCTTTCCGAAGTTAAGGAAGCGAACAATAAAGAAACTGCAGATAAAATGGTTGAAATAGTCGTAAAAGACTTTGATCTAATTATGAAATCACTTAAAAAAGGGATGGATGAGGCTGCAAAAGATGAAGATGATATGACGGAAGATTTGTTAAATGCAATTTATCAAAAGATAGAAAAACATCAGTGGATGCTAAATGCATTTTTAGGTGATTCAAACAAATAA
- the yidD gene encoding membrane protein insertion efficiency factor YidD, whose amino-acid sequence MKHIIISIFRFYQKFISPLSPPSCRFYPTCSHYGVEAVQKHGALKGSYLTVRRISKCHPFHEGGVDPVPEEWPLKKK is encoded by the coding sequence ATGAAGCATATTATTATAAGTATTTTTCGCTTTTATCAGAAGTTTATTTCTCCTTTGTCCCCTCCCAGCTGCCGCTTTTATCCTACATGCTCCCATTACGGGGTGGAAGCTGTTCAAAAACATGGTGCACTTAAAGGAAGTTATTTAACCGTTAGAAGAATATCTAAATGCCATCCATTTCATGAAGGTGGAGTAGATCCAGTCCCAGAAGAATGGCCTTTGAAGAAAAAATAA
- a CDS encoding zinc ABC transporter substrate-binding protein, whose translation MKRVTLVCLIFFLIFLAACGNKEESINEEENDLQIYTTVYPLQYFAERIGGEEVTVSSIYPAGANEHTFEPTQKDMIALADADLFFYIGLGLEGFVENAKKTLADEQVKMIATIDEVSDDQLEASSHDEHEGEEEMHDEATEEHQDSSHDGHDHGKIDPHVWMSPKISQSLALSIKNSLIEAAPDQKETFEKNYQSLIAELQQLDANFEEMAHNATNKTFFVSHAAFGYIANTYGLEQVAVAGLNSQDEPSQKELTKIIDLAKEKNIEYILFEQNVSSKLTEVIQQEVGAKSLVLHNLGVLSQEDITNEETYFTLMNKNLETLETVLK comes from the coding sequence ATGAAACGTGTTACTTTAGTGTGCTTAATATTCTTTTTAATATTCCTTGCGGCTTGTGGAAATAAAGAAGAATCTATAAATGAAGAAGAAAATGATCTCCAAATTTATACAACCGTATACCCTTTACAATATTTTGCAGAGCGTATAGGTGGTGAAGAGGTAACTGTATCTTCTATCTATCCTGCTGGAGCAAATGAACATACATTTGAGCCAACTCAAAAAGATATGATTGCATTAGCAGATGCAGATTTATTTTTCTACATAGGATTGGGACTTGAAGGATTTGTGGAAAATGCTAAAAAAACATTAGCGGATGAACAAGTGAAAATGATTGCTACGATTGATGAAGTTTCGGATGATCAATTAGAAGCAAGTTCCCATGATGAGCATGAAGGCGAAGAAGAGATGCATGATGAAGCAACGGAAGAACATCAGGACAGCAGTCACGATGGACACGACCATGGCAAAATAGATCCACATGTATGGATGTCTCCGAAAATTAGTCAAAGCCTTGCTTTGTCTATTAAAAACTCTCTTATAGAGGCTGCTCCAGATCAAAAAGAGACGTTTGAAAAAAACTACCAATCTTTAATCGCTGAACTTCAACAACTAGATGCTAACTTTGAAGAAATGGCCCATAATGCGACTAATAAGACATTCTTCGTATCACATGCCGCTTTTGGTTACATCGCTAATACGTATGGGTTAGAGCAAGTAGCGGTGGCAGGTCTTAATTCGCAAGATGAACCCTCTCAAAAAGAATTAACAAAAATTATTGATTTAGCAAAAGAAAAAAATATAGAGTACATTTTATTTGAACAAAATGTATCTTCTAAACTAACAGAAGTGATTCAACAAGAGGTTGGCGCGAAAAGCTTAGTTCTTCATAACTTGGGCGTGCTTTCACAAGAAGATATTACTAATGAGGAAACGTATTTTACTCTAATGAATAAAAATCTTGAAACATTAGAAACTGTATTAAAATGA
- a CDS encoding o-succinylbenzoate--CoA ligase, with amino-acid sequence MYPNLLLKRASLTPNRIALRFYEKEWTFAQVYTEANVFAEKLRTKGILPGMRVAILASSNPQLVVVLHGCIQLGCELVMLNERLTEGELSYQLQDSNADYLLVDSFEIRNLAYPKRLSFEDVHLAEQTAFEMEKEWPKDRTITIMYTSGTTGNPKGVRQSLENHVMSASGSALNLGVQPHDCWLCTMPLFHISGFSILMRSVLYGMTVHLHTKFDAEKVVEDILSGTVTGMSVVAVTLERIITVLETKNLSFPNTFKSMLVGGGPVPLNYLERAIKRNIPVLQTYGMTETSSQTTTLSSEDAIRKLGSAGKPLFFADVRIDGEENIGEICIKGPHVTTGYIGASELRNPLVDGWLHTGDMGYIDGEGYLFVLDRRSDLIISGGENIYPAEVEQALVKHPAVQEAGVAGRSDDKWGQVPVAFVVLKKDTGEEELKAFMKTQIASYKQPVAYYFVEQLPRNASNKLMRREFFKHIKDT; translated from the coding sequence ATGTATCCTAATCTATTATTGAAACGTGCAAGTTTAACACCCAATCGAATTGCCTTACGCTTTTATGAGAAAGAATGGACATTTGCGCAAGTTTATACAGAAGCGAATGTATTTGCAGAAAAGCTTCGAACAAAAGGCATTTTACCAGGAATGAGAGTTGCTATTTTAGCATCATCCAATCCTCAGCTAGTGGTTGTATTACATGGTTGCATCCAGCTTGGTTGTGAGTTAGTGATGCTAAATGAAAGACTGACAGAGGGAGAGCTGAGCTATCAATTGCAAGATAGTAATGCTGATTATTTATTAGTAGATTCTTTTGAAATAAGAAATTTAGCATACCCAAAAAGGCTTTCTTTTGAAGATGTACATCTTGCTGAACAAACTGCTTTTGAAATGGAAAAAGAGTGGCCAAAAGATCGTACCATTACGATCATGTATACGTCAGGAACGACAGGTAATCCGAAAGGTGTTCGACAATCACTTGAAAATCATGTGATGAGTGCGTCTGGTTCTGCACTAAATTTAGGTGTACAGCCACATGATTGCTGGTTATGTACAATGCCGTTATTTCATATTAGTGGCTTTTCCATTTTAATGCGTTCTGTGCTATACGGAATGACTGTCCATCTTCATACAAAGTTTGATGCAGAAAAAGTTGTAGAGGACATTTTAAGTGGTACTGTCACGGGAATGTCCGTCGTTGCAGTAACACTTGAAAGAATTATTACAGTACTTGAAACGAAAAATCTATCCTTCCCAAATACATTTAAATCCATGCTCGTTGGTGGAGGACCGGTTCCATTAAATTATTTAGAGAGAGCAATTAAACGAAATATTCCAGTGTTACAAACATACGGAATGACGGAAACTTCCTCCCAAACCACGACACTATCCAGCGAAGATGCTATTCGGAAATTAGGTTCTGCAGGTAAACCGCTATTTTTTGCCGATGTGCGTATTGATGGGGAAGAAAATATCGGAGAAATTTGTATTAAAGGGCCTCATGTGACAACAGGGTATATTGGTGCTTCTGAACTAAGAAATCCATTAGTTGATGGTTGGCTCCATACAGGAGATATGGGGTATATAGATGGGGAAGGTTATTTATTTGTTTTGGATCGTCGTTCTGACTTAATTATTTCTGGTGGTGAGAATATATATCCAGCAGAAGTAGAGCAAGCATTAGTTAAACATCCAGCGGTGCAAGAAGCAGGTGTTGCTGGAAGGTCGGATGACAAGTGGGGGCAAGTACCTGTAGCATTTGTTGTTTTAAAGAAAGATACTGGGGAAGAGGAATTGAAAGCTTTTATGAAGACACAAATTGCTTCTTATAAACAACCTGTTGCTTATTATTTTGTGGAGCAGCTTCCTAGAAATGCATCGAACAAATTGATGAGAAGAGAATTTTTCAAACATATAAAAGACACTTAG
- the menB gene encoding 1,4-dihydroxy-2-naphthoyl-CoA synthase, translated as MTREWTTLRTYEDIKYEFYNGIAKVTINRPEVRNAFRPKTVMELIDAFSRARDDQSIGAIILTGEGEHAFCSGGDQKVRGHGGYVGEDEIPRLNVLDLQRLIRVIPKPVVAMVAGYAIGGGHVLHVVCDLTIAADNAKFGQTGPKVGSFDAGYGSGYLARIVGHKKAREIWFLCRQYDAQQALDMGLVNTVVPYAQLEDETVQWCEEMLEMSPTALRFLKAAMNADTDGLAGLQQMAGDATLLYYTTEEAKEGRDAFKEKRKPDFGQFPRFP; from the coding sequence ATGACTCGTGAATGGACAACATTACGTACATATGAAGACATTAAGTATGAGTTTTATAATGGTATTGCAAAAGTAACGATTAACCGTCCAGAAGTGCGAAATGCATTTCGACCAAAAACAGTGATGGAGCTAATTGATGCTTTCTCTCGTGCTCGCGATGATCAATCGATCGGAGCAATTATTTTAACTGGTGAAGGTGAGCATGCATTCTGTTCAGGTGGGGATCAAAAAGTACGTGGACATGGTGGTTATGTAGGGGAAGATGAAATTCCTCGTTTAAACGTATTAGATTTACAAAGATTGATCCGTGTTATTCCTAAGCCTGTTGTGGCGATGGTAGCTGGCTATGCAATTGGTGGCGGACATGTTCTTCACGTTGTTTGTGATTTAACCATTGCTGCGGACAATGCAAAATTTGGACAAACAGGTCCTAAAGTTGGTTCGTTTGATGCTGGATATGGTTCTGGTTATTTAGCACGTATTGTTGGACATAAAAAAGCGCGTGAAATTTGGTTCTTATGTCGCCAATACGATGCACAGCAAGCACTTGATATGGGCTTAGTAAATACAGTGGTTCCATACGCACAATTAGAAGACGAAACGGTTCAATGGTGTGAGGAAATGCTAGAGATGAGCCCAACTGCACTTCGTTTCTTAAAAGCAGCGATGAATGCGGATACAGACGGATTGGCTGGTCTTCAACAAATGGCTGGAGATGCTACACTTCTTTATTACACAACTGAAGAAGCAAAAGAAGGCCGCGACGCATTTAAAGAAAAACGTAAACCTGATTTCGGTCAATTCCCACGTTTTCCGTGA
- the menH gene encoding 2-succinyl-6-hydroxy-2,4-cyclohexadiene-1-carboxylate synthase: MNVNVHNINMHIKRYNIGAKEKVIFLHGFTGSSDTWNEVITYLPATVEVLTVDLVGHGQSSKPELIKPYTTEEQIEALHELLLQLKWSNFTLIGYSMGGRLALAYATKYPVDKLILESSSPGLASEDERVKRKRADELLAERITNDGIVSFVDFWEGIPLFHSQKSLSLEKQQKIRAERLAGSEVGFSNSLRGFSTGVQPSYWDKLVNIKNPTILITGELDQKFYDIAKEMQKLLPNCHHKQVNDVGHAIHVENAELFATIVKDIILKEDE; encoded by the coding sequence ATGAATGTAAATGTTCATAATATAAATATGCATATAAAAAGATATAATATTGGAGCAAAAGAAAAAGTTATATTTCTTCATGGGTTTACTGGATCTAGTGATACATGGAACGAAGTAATAACGTATCTTCCTGCAACAGTGGAAGTGCTAACAGTTGATCTAGTCGGACATGGGCAATCATCTAAGCCGGAGCTGATTAAACCATATACTACGGAAGAACAAATAGAAGCGCTACATGAATTATTACTACAACTGAAGTGGAGTAATTTTACACTTATAGGCTACTCTATGGGAGGTAGATTAGCGCTCGCCTATGCTACTAAATATCCCGTGGACAAGTTAATTTTGGAGAGTAGTTCTCCAGGTCTAGCAAGTGAAGATGAGCGAGTAAAAAGAAAGCGTGCAGATGAGTTGCTTGCAGAAAGAATTACAAACGATGGAATTGTCTCTTTTGTAGATTTTTGGGAAGGTATTCCTTTGTTTCATTCACAAAAAAGCTTATCACTCGAAAAACAGCAAAAAATACGAGCAGAAAGACTTGCGGGATCCGAAGTTGGGTTCTCCAATAGTTTGAGAGGCTTTAGTACAGGCGTGCAACCTTCTTATTGGGACAAGCTAGTGAATATCAAGAATCCAACGATTTTAATTACTGGAGAGTTAGACCAAAAATTTTATGACATAGCAAAAGAAATGCAAAAACTATTACCAAATTGTCATCATAAGCAAGTTAATGATGTGGGACATGCAATTCATGTGGAAAATGCCGAATTGTTTGCTACAATAGTAAAGGATATAATTTTGAAGGAGGATGAATGA
- the menD gene encoding 2-succinyl-5-enolpyruvyl-6-hydroxy-3-cyclohexene-1-carboxylic-acid synthase, with translation MNNMEYLTSYVNQFVETIKRTGVEDVVICPGSRSTPLAYAFAKSEGFQFYRQIDERSAGFFALGIAKAKKTPVVLLCTSGTAAANFFPAIVEAYYARVPLLVVTADRPHELREVGAPQAIDQIHLFGKHVKWSVDFPIPEDNEESLPFIERHIHRAVSTSIASPMGPVHINVPFREPLLINMDQHHSALQVSKVEMGQLIPGEEFIHWYKGILQKEEKGLFIVGDSLHTTEGFWEFVKTVQWPVLADPLSNLRSSVPEDCMHLCIDQYDALLKESSFKESVVPDVVVRFGAQPVSKPLTQFLKACKPTVFIAVDESPIFRDSLHIVTHHVQVGATSLWIPIQDKQTSIYLENWSKANEIATTHIQAYLEMEEDEGALAGTLFESLPNGADLFASSSMPIRDVDTFFNKTSKDIQIYANRGTNGIDGVVSTALGVQAATGRQSFLLIGDLAFVHDVNGLIVSRFQQTNITIVVMNNDGGGIFSYLPQSTEKNYFEHLFGTPTGLEFSHIAAMYDAQYDAVHTKEAFKHALNQTKTKDVRIIEVFTNRQVNTETHRKLWSAISKELDSIWRA, from the coding sequence ATGAATAATATGGAGTATTTGACGTCTTATGTCAATCAATTTGTAGAAACAATAAAAAGAACAGGTGTAGAAGATGTGGTCATATGTCCAGGCTCTAGATCTACACCATTAGCATATGCATTTGCAAAAAGCGAAGGTTTTCAATTTTATCGTCAAATTGATGAACGTTCAGCTGGTTTTTTCGCATTAGGAATAGCAAAAGCAAAAAAAACGCCAGTTGTTTTATTGTGTACATCGGGAACAGCTGCCGCCAATTTCTTTCCTGCTATAGTGGAAGCTTATTATGCGCGGGTTCCATTACTTGTTGTTACAGCTGATCGCCCACATGAGTTACGTGAAGTAGGAGCACCTCAAGCGATTGATCAAATCCATCTGTTTGGAAAACATGTAAAGTGGTCTGTCGATTTTCCAATTCCGGAGGATAATGAAGAAAGTTTACCTTTTATAGAACGTCATATCCATCGTGCTGTTTCTACATCAATTGCTTCCCCTATGGGTCCAGTTCATATTAATGTGCCATTTCGAGAGCCCCTACTTATCAATATGGATCAGCACCATTCTGCATTACAAGTTAGTAAGGTGGAAATGGGGCAGCTTATACCAGGGGAAGAGTTTATTCATTGGTATAAGGGTATATTGCAAAAAGAAGAGAAGGGTTTATTTATAGTTGGTGATTCACTTCATACAACGGAAGGTTTTTGGGAATTTGTTAAGACGGTTCAATGGCCGGTATTGGCAGATCCATTATCAAATTTACGTAGCTCCGTTCCGGAAGATTGTATGCATTTATGTATTGATCAATATGATGCGCTGTTAAAAGAGAGTTCATTTAAAGAAAGTGTTGTTCCGGATGTTGTCGTTCGATTTGGAGCACAGCCAGTTTCAAAACCGCTCACACAATTTTTAAAAGCATGTAAACCAACCGTGTTTATAGCAGTAGATGAAAGTCCGATTTTCCGTGATTCTCTTCATATTGTGACGCATCATGTTCAAGTAGGAGCAACATCTTTATGGATTCCAATCCAAGATAAGCAAACTTCTATTTACTTAGAAAATTGGTCGAAAGCGAATGAAATTGCTACGACACATATCCAAGCTTATTTAGAAATGGAAGAGGATGAAGGGGCACTTGCAGGTACATTATTCGAATCGTTACCAAACGGTGCGGATTTATTTGCAAGTAGTAGCATGCCAATTCGCGATGTAGATACATTTTTCAATAAAACATCCAAAGATATTCAAATATATGCAAATAGAGGAACAAACGGAATAGATGGGGTTGTTTCAACTGCATTGGGTGTACAAGCAGCTACCGGTCGTCAAAGTTTTTTACTTATTGGTGATTTAGCTTTTGTACATGATGTGAATGGTCTAATCGTAAGTAGATTCCAGCAAACTAATATAACCATTGTTGTGATGAATAATGATGGGGGAGGTATCTTCTCTTATTTACCTCAATCTACTGAGAAAAATTATTTTGAGCATTTATTCGGAACTCCAACAGGTCTTGAATTTTCGCATATTGCAGCTATGTACGATGCTCAATATGATGCGGTTCATACAAAAGAAGCATTTAAACATGCTTTGAATCAGACGAAAACAAAAGATGTGCGTATTATAGAAGTGTTTACGAATAGGCAAGTAAATACGGAAACGCATCGAAAACTATGGTCTGCCATTTCTAAGGAGTTAGACTCGATTTGGAGAGCATGA
- a CDS encoding isochorismate synthase, which yields MPKTTGQMKTTLRFYTETIEVSRLSAHAFFEAGDESYKGKRFFWQNKEKTFTLVGLGHAHIFSNELEDTRYSDIATKWKKICQTSLKEKVDVSPILFGGFSFDPKNKIASEWDTFPSSFFVVSTFQLVIKNEQAYVSIHYITDEEESSEAFERLRMERDALIHTAQVKELKVHAKPSLIGREDRLKDEYLQAVEEVTSQIRNNVVNKVVIGRSLKLTFDDTFASSTAIYNASMEQPESYLFGLEKDDKIFFGATPERLVKVENGHVQSAGLAGSVRRGKNSMEDKELGDTLLSDRKNLGEHQFVVDMIRKVFNQYCEDVKIPSRPKLMKVRDIQHLFTPIEGKIKKEASLFEFVESLHPTPALGGEPRREAVAIIRESEQMNRGYYAAPIGWINAEGDGEFAVGIRSALLENQHAYLFAGGGIVAESSSLEEFEETRVKFRPMLRTLGGNMNE from the coding sequence ATGCCGAAAACCACCGGTCAAATGAAAACAACATTACGTTTTTATACAGAAACAATAGAAGTATCTAGATTGTCCGCACATGCATTTTTTGAGGCGGGGGACGAATCTTATAAAGGAAAACGTTTTTTCTGGCAAAATAAAGAGAAGACTTTTACTTTAGTTGGATTAGGACATGCTCATATTTTCTCGAATGAATTAGAAGATACACGATATAGTGACATTGCAACTAAATGGAAAAAGATATGTCAAACCTCGTTAAAAGAGAAAGTGGATGTATCGCCAATCCTTTTTGGGGGCTTTTCCTTTGATCCAAAAAATAAGATTGCTTCTGAATGGGATACATTTCCTTCTAGTTTTTTTGTTGTATCAACATTTCAGCTGGTGATCAAAAATGAACAAGCTTATGTAAGTATTCATTATATTACAGATGAAGAAGAGAGTTCAGAAGCATTTGAACGATTACGTATGGAACGTGATGCCTTAATACACACTGCACAAGTAAAAGAACTTAAGGTCCATGCAAAACCTAGTTTAATCGGAAGAGAAGATCGATTGAAAGATGAATATTTGCAAGCGGTGGAAGAAGTTACGAGTCAAATTCGAAACAATGTAGTAAATAAAGTAGTAATTGGCCGATCGTTAAAGCTGACGTTCGATGATACATTTGCTTCCTCAACAGCTATTTATAATGCATCAATGGAGCAACCAGAAAGTTATTTATTTGGGTTAGAAAAAGATGATAAAATCTTTTTTGGTGCAACACCAGAGCGATTAGTAAAAGTAGAAAATGGACATGTTCAATCAGCAGGTCTTGCTGGTTCTGTTAGACGCGGAAAAAATTCCATGGAAGATAAAGAACTTGGGGATACTCTACTTTCCGATCGTAAAAACTTAGGGGAACATCAATTTGTAGTGGATATGATACGGAAAGTATTTAACCAATATTGCGAAGATGTAAAAATTCCATCTAGACCAAAACTAATGAAAGTAAGAGATATTCAGCATTTATTTACTCCTATTGAAGGGAAAATAAAAAAAGAAGCTTCCTTGTTTGAGTTTGTAGAATCTTTGCATCCTACACCTGCACTAGGTGGAGAACCTCGGAGAGAGGCAGTAGCTATTATTAGAGAATCGGAACAGATGAATCGTGGGTATTACGCAGCACCAATTGGTTGGATTAATGCAGAAGGCGACGGAGAATTTGCAGTTGGAATTCGCTCTGCATTACTAGAAAATCAACATGCTTATTTGTTTGCGGGCGGAGGAATAGTTGCGGAATCCTCCTCGTTAGAGGAATTTGAAGAAACAAGAGTGAAGTTTCGACCAATGCTCCGAACACTTGGAGGAAATATGAATGAATAA
- a CDS encoding 1,4-dihydroxy-2-naphthoate polyprenyltransferase produces the protein MSHELQADKGWRIWWKLTRPHTLTASFAPVFLGTMIALYDTNINWLLFLAMLFACLLIQAATNMFNEYYDFARGLDSEESVGIGGAIVRNGVKPKTVMQLALLLYGVAALLGIYICYESSWMLLVVGAVSMLIGYLYTGGPYPIAYTPFGELFSGVVMGMLIVLISTFIQVGTIPYSAILISIPSALLVAAIMLSNNIRDLVEDKEGGRKTMAILVGRKNAIKVLASFFIISYLWIVGLVLMQVVTPFALLVLLSIKKPMHAIKLFKEKENPLEVGLAMKDTALTNTIFVFLLGIGLLIGYFI, from the coding sequence ATGTCACATGAACTTCAAGCCGATAAGGGTTGGCGGATTTGGTGGAAATTAACAAGACCTCATACATTAACGGCTTCATTTGCTCCCGTATTTTTAGGAACAATGATTGCTCTTTACGACACCAATATTAACTGGCTATTATTTTTAGCTATGTTATTTGCTTGTTTGCTTATCCAGGCTGCTACAAATATGTTTAATGAATACTACGACTTTGCTCGCGGTCTAGACAGTGAAGAGTCGGTCGGTATTGGCGGTGCAATCGTTCGAAACGGCGTTAAACCGAAAACAGTCATGCAATTAGCATTATTACTATACGGAGTTGCAGCATTACTAGGTATCTATATTTGCTACGAGTCTTCCTGGATGTTACTAGTTGTAGGAGCGGTTAGTATGCTAATAGGATATTTATATACAGGTGGACCATACCCGATAGCATATACTCCGTTTGGGGAGCTATTTAGTGGTGTAGTCATGGGAATGTTAATTGTTCTTATATCAACATTCATTCAAGTTGGTACAATCCCTTACTCAGCCATTTTAATCTCCATACCAAGTGCATTGCTTGTAGCAGCTATCATGCTTTCTAACAATATTCGAGATTTAGTGGAAGATAAGGAAGGTGGCAGAAAAACTATGGCAATTCTTGTCGGAAGAAAAAATGCCATTAAGGTTTTGGCTTCCTTCTTTATCATTTCCTACCTTTGGATTGTAGGTTTAGTCTTGATGCAAGTTGTTACTCCATTTGCTTTACTCGTACTGTTAAGTATAAAAAAACCAATGCATGCAATAAAACTATTTAAAGAAAAAGAAAACCCTCTAGAGGTCGGGCTTGCAATGAAAGATACTGCCCTCACAAATACTATTTTTGTTTTCTTACTTGGAATAGGCTTACTTATAGGGTACTTCATCTAA
- a CDS encoding MgtC/SapB family protein, giving the protein MDWFANLNGSTEIIFKLSFAAVLSLIIGIERELKKKPIGLKTSIVIATFSCLLTYISIESAYKAHGHEGVNITMDPLRLAAQIVSGIGFLGAGVILRKGNDSISGLTTAAMIWGAGGIGIAIGAGFYLEATLSVFIVLIGIEVIPPLLAKIGPKRLRSKELSLKVVVSNTDSITKMYEYLKANGFYIESIRIKDIILDNNIIKHEIYIRLSILTQKNTVEFYHSIINLEFIETVEVESI; this is encoded by the coding sequence ATGGATTGGTTTGCCAATTTAAACGGAAGTACAGAAATCATATTTAAATTATCTTTTGCTGCAGTATTAAGTTTAATAATAGGTATAGAGAGGGAACTTAAGAAGAAACCGATTGGATTAAAGACAAGTATAGTTATCGCTACTTTTAGTTGTTTGTTAACATACATATCTATAGAATCAGCATACAAAGCCCATGGACATGAAGGTGTTAACATTACAATGGATCCACTACGCTTAGCGGCTCAAATTGTAAGTGGTATTGGTTTTCTTGGTGCTGGCGTTATTTTACGCAAAGGAAACGACAGCATTAGCGGCTTGACAACCGCTGCCATGATTTGGGGAGCTGGTGGGATTGGAATTGCAATTGGAGCAGGTTTTTATTTAGAAGCTACCTTAAGTGTTTTTATTGTTTTAATTGGTATTGAGGTTATTCCTCCGCTTCTAGCTAAAATTGGACCAAAAAGACTGAGATCCAAGGAATTATCATTAAAAGTGGTCGTTTCAAATACAGACAGTATTACTAAAATGTATGAGTATTTAAAAGCTAATGGCTTCTATATAGAAAGTATTCGGATTAAAGATATCATTTTAGACAATAATATTATTAAGCATGAGATTTATATTCGATTATCTATACTTACCCAAAAAAATACTGTTGAATTTTATCACTCCATCATAAATCTGGAGTTCATCGAAACTGTAGAAGTAGAATCTATCTAA
- a CDS encoding cation diffusion facilitator family transporter, which translates to MGEFFRLLKGGNKPSLIAAIVNTIIAALKGGAFFLTGNVAMFAEMMHSIGDAANQFFVFIGSALSKKAPTPKFPNGFGRLVNLVCLGAVILVGILSYETIKEGWHHIQHPAESTGVAISLIVLGIGIILETVVLYKAGKEILHDVGVKGTSFLSPLTTSFAHLKRAKPATKLVFMEDLVATSGGVLAFVAVLISHFTGFLQAEGIASIMIGLMMFYVVGKVFLDNARGALGETDEQMLVHIALIVSENEQVKDIQELEVIKEGEFLHVKLVAEIDPSLTFAQLDDIRDVLKDLILSQQGVTDVIISFDEDDGVQEWTHKDARTVLKTHD; encoded by the coding sequence ATGGGAGAATTTTTTAGACTATTAAAAGGTGGAAACAAACCTTCCTTAATTGCAGCAATAGTTAACACAATTATAGCTGCTTTAAAAGGTGGAGCATTTTTTCTCACAGGTAATGTAGCTATGTTTGCAGAAATGATGCACTCAATTGGTGATGCAGCTAACCAGTTTTTTGTGTTTATCGGCTCAGCATTATCCAAAAAAGCACCTACTCCCAAATTTCCAAACGGTTTTGGAAGATTAGTGAATCTTGTTTGTTTAGGAGCCGTTATTTTGGTTGGTATCCTTTCGTACGAGACGATTAAAGAAGGATGGCACCACATCCAACATCCTGCAGAATCAACAGGTGTCGCTATCTCGCTTATCGTTTTAGGAATTGGTATCATCTTGGAAACAGTAGTTCTATATAAAGCTGGAAAAGAAATCTTACACGATGTTGGTGTTAAAGGAACATCATTCCTTTCTCCTCTTACAACTAGTTTTGCTCATTTAAAACGTGCTAAACCTGCTACAAAACTTGTATTTATGGAAGATTTAGTCGCTACATCTGGTGGTGTACTGGCATTCGTGGCGGTACTGATTTCTCATTTTACAGGATTTTTACAAGCTGAGGGTATTGCTTCTATTATGATTGGACTTATGATGTTCTATGTTGTAGGAAAAGTTTTCTTAGATAATGCACGAGGCGCATTAGGAGAAACCGATGAGCAAATGCTTGTTCATATTGCACTTATCGTTTCAGAAAACGAGCAGGTAAAAGATATTCAAGAATTAGAAGTAATAAAAGAAGGAGAATTTTTGCACGTGAAGTTAGTTGCAGAAATCGATCCGAGCCTTACCTTTGCACAACTAGACGACATTCGTGATGTATTAAAAGACCTTATCTTAAGTCAACAGGGCGTTACAGATGTAATCATCTCATTTGATGAAGATGATGGCGTTCAAGAATGGACCCATAAGGATGCTCGAACTGTATTAAAAACACATGACTGA